In one Sphingobium indicum B90A genomic region, the following are encoded:
- the tilS gene encoding tRNA lysidine(34) synthetase TilS: protein MAEGDLETQLKQAIGALAENAASARFGVAVSGGPDSMALLDLAARAFPGRVEAATVDHGLREASAAEAAMVADWCRDAGIAHATLHPQGAVRGNVQSWARAQRYALLEEWRAARGLDWLLTAHHADDQLETLLMRLNRCAGVGGLAGVRARQGAVLRPLLGKRKADLLAYALERGLPYVDDPSNGDARFDRAALRAALAGVDWIDAAAAGRSAAALAEAEEALDWMVDDLEARHVLPDGGGLALDRTDLPRELLRRLILRMVARLQPDAVPLRGEAVDRLIAAARRGGKMSIGRLVLKGGVRWTLMAAPQRRWQ, encoded by the coding sequence ATGGCTGAGGGCGATCTTGAAACGCAGTTGAAGCAGGCCATCGGGGCGCTGGCGGAAAATGCCGCCAGCGCCCGTTTCGGCGTGGCGGTGTCGGGCGGGCCGGACAGCATGGCCCTGCTCGATCTGGCGGCGCGGGCCTTTCCGGGGCGGGTCGAAGCGGCGACGGTCGATCATGGCTTGCGTGAGGCTTCGGCGGCGGAGGCGGCGATGGTCGCGGACTGGTGCCGCGATGCCGGGATCGCGCATGCGACGCTGCATCCGCAGGGCGCGGTGCGGGGCAATGTGCAAAGCTGGGCGCGGGCGCAACGCTATGCCCTGTTGGAAGAATGGCGGGCGGCGCGCGGCTTGGACTGGCTGCTGACGGCGCATCATGCCGACGACCAGTTGGAAACGCTGCTGATGCGGCTCAACCGGTGCGCGGGCGTGGGCGGGCTGGCCGGCGTGCGGGCGCGGCAGGGCGCGGTGCTGCGGCCGCTGCTGGGCAAGCGCAAGGCGGATTTGCTGGCCTATGCGCTGGAACGCGGCCTGCCCTATGTCGACGATCCGTCGAACGGCGATGCGCGCTTCGACCGGGCGGCCCTGCGCGCGGCGTTGGCGGGCGTCGACTGGATCGACGCGGCGGCGGCGGGGCGCAGCGCGGCGGCCCTGGCGGAGGCGGAGGAAGCGCTGGACTGGATGGTCGACGATCTGGAGGCGCGCCATGTGCTGCCCGATGGCGGCGGGCTGGCGCTGGACCGGACCGACCTGCCTCGCGAACTGCTCCGCCGCCTGATCCTGCGCATGGTGGCGCGCTTGCAGCCCGATGCCGTTCCCCTCCGCGGGGAGGCGGTGGACCGGCTGATCGCGGCGGCGCGCAGGGGCGGGAAGATGAGCATCGGCCGCCTCGTCCTCAAGGGCGGGGTGCGCTGGACGCTGATGGCGGCGCCGCAGCGACGTTGGCAATGA